The sequence below is a genomic window from Candidatus Baltobacteraceae bacterium.
AGGTTGCCGAGGCGAGACTTTTTACCGCGATGATACGCGGACGCATGATGCCGCCGCGCAGTGCGACCGCGGCCATCACCTCGGGAACGCCGTGACCCTTAGCTTCCTTTGCAAATCGTTCGACCACGAACGTGGTGATGATGCCACCGAGGATCAGTACCGGAACGACGCTCGCGTGGCCGAGAAACGCGAGGTGCGGGCCAAGCCAGCCGAATGCGAACGCACCTTCGCCGGAGATCAAACGACGAAAGAGTACGGCCCCGAATCCACCGCCGAGGCCGACAATAATCGCGGCGAGCAGTAGGAACGTGCTTTGGCTAAGAGATACCCGGCCGATAGTGAGGCGGTATCCGCGTTCGGTCTCGACGTAGCTCGCTTCTGGAAATGACAGGCGCACCCGTCATTAACTTTTAGCGATAGCTGCCAGGTCCTGGTCGCCGAATCCCCGCTCTATTGCATAGCGAAGTCTGCTTTCAATCGCCGCGATAATAGGCAGGCTTCGATCGTTTGCCGTTTGCAGCATCAGCGTTGCGTCTTTGTGCGCCATCTCAAGCGTCCACGTGGGCTCGTAATCGGCCTGCGACATGCGCTTTCCGCGACCGGTAATTTGTCCTTCGGGATGGTAGAAATCGAAGAGCGTGTAGGCCTCTTCGCGGGTGACGCCGCACGCTTCGGCCAGGCTGAAGACGTCGTTTAATCCGCCGACAACTGCGAGAATCATCGCGTTGCCCATAAGTTTAAAAATCGAGGCGAGATCCACACGCGCACCCAGATAGCGAACTTCGCCGGTCATCGGCGCGAGCGAAGGGTGCAAGGCCTCGAAATCGCCCTTCGGCCCGGAGGCGAGCATCGTCCCGGTAGCCTGTTCGGCCTGGGGCGGCCCCATGAACACCGGCGCGTGGAGGAACGTGTATCCCGCGTCGTTCAAGCGCTTCGCGCGATCCAGGACGCCGCGCGGCGTGACGGTTGTGTGATCCACGATCGGCGTCTTCGGCGCGATGCCCGGGCGAGCGGCGGCAAACGTCTCGTCGACGGCCGCGTCGTCGCGCAGGCACAAATGAACGCGCGTCGCGCCGCGCGCCGCCTCTGCAGCGCTGCGGAAGGCCACGGCACCGCACGCTTCAAGCGCCTGCGCTTTTTCGAACGTGCGGTTCCAGACGTGCACGGCGACGCCGCGGCGGCGAAATGCCCGAACGAAGCCCGAGCCGAGCATGCCTGCTCCGTAAAACACAATAGTTTCCATGCACACTCTATACCCCGCTCGGCCGGCCTTTCATCGAGACCATTCTTCGAACGACGACCGCGTAGACGACTGCGCCGACGACGGCGACCAGCACCGCATAGATCGAATCGCGCGGATAGATCGCTATCTCCGATACCACGACGCCGATGACCGCGACGACGAGTAGAAGCGTCGTCCAGGGATGACCGGGAACGCGAATCTGCGGCGGTGCCAGCGCTGCGTCGCGCTTTCTCAGCACGAACAATGCAACGGCCGCGAGCGCGATAAAGCACCACACCGGCAACGTGACCCAATTGATGATCTGTGCGAACGTTCCGCTGGCGGCGAGCACGGCGGCCATCGCGCCGTAAAGGGCGATCGCGACCACGGGAACGTGTGTGCGCGGATGCACCCACGCGATTTGACGAAAGAGCATGCCGTCGCGCGCGAGTTGAAAATAGATCCGCGGCGCCAGCAGAATCGAGGTACTCATATAGCCGAGCGTGGATATCCCGATGGCGATGGCGATCAAACGCGAGCCCAGGGGTCCGAATGCGGCACGCATGACGTCGGCCGCGGGCGTTGTAGACGCCGCCAGGCCGGCCGCGCCCAGGACGCGCAGGCAGCCGGCATTGACGAGCAGATAGACGACGACCACGATGCCGACGCCGAGAAGCAAGCCGCGAGAAACGGT
It includes:
- a CDS encoding NAD(P)-dependent oxidoreductase; this translates as METIVFYGAGMLGSGFVRAFRRRGVAVHVWNRTFEKAQALEACGAVAFRSAAEAARGATRVHLCLRDDAAVDETFAAARPGIAPKTPIVDHTTVTPRGVLDRAKRLNDAGYTFLHAPVFMGPPQAEQATGTMLASGPKGDFEALHPSLAPMTGEVRYLGARVDLASIFKLMGNAMILAVVGGLNDVFSLAEACGVTREEAYTLFDFYHPEGQITGRGKRMSQADYEPTWTLEMAHKDATLMLQTANDRSLPIIAAIESRLRYAIERGFGDQDLAAIAKS